One segment of Geminicoccaceae bacterium DNA contains the following:
- a CDS encoding FAD-binding protein, translated as MSGIAMPEPDRAILADRDRIVAALREIVPGEGVISTREELRAYECDALSAYRQIPLAVVLPATVEQVSQVLRLCDREGVKVVPRGAGTSLSGGALPVTDGIVLAMGKFNRILEIDFENRCVVTQPGVTNLGITRAVEHAGFYYAPDPSSQIACTIGGNIGENSGGVHCLKYGLTTNNVLGLEMVLPNGDIIRLGGKHLDSEGYDLMGLMTGSEGLLGVVTEVTVRILHKPQTLRAVLMGFPSVEAGGDCVAAIIARGIIPGGLEMMDHPAINAAEDFCHVGYPRDAQALLICELDGPQAEVDHLIGTVTAIATDLGATYLKVSQSEEERLGFWAGRKNAFPAVGRISPDYICMDGTIPRSQLAHVLRRMQQMGAKYGLRVANVFHAGDGNLHPLILFDANIPGELDKAEAFGADILKLCVEVGGVLTGEHGVGVEKRDLMPEMFTEDDLDQQARVKCAFDPSQILNPGKMFPRLHRCAELGRMHVHKGEIPFPELERF; from the coding sequence ATGAGTGGCATCGCGATGCCCGAACCGGATCGGGCGATCCTCGCCGACAGGGACAGGATTGTAGCGGCCCTGCGCGAGATTGTTCCCGGCGAAGGGGTCATTTCGACACGTGAGGAACTGCGCGCTTATGAATGCGATGCGCTGTCGGCCTATCGCCAGATTCCGCTGGCGGTGGTGCTGCCCGCCACCGTCGAGCAGGTTTCGCAGGTGCTCCGCTTGTGCGATCGCGAGGGCGTCAAGGTCGTGCCGCGCGGAGCCGGGACCTCGCTTTCCGGCGGAGCGCTGCCGGTCACCGACGGTATCGTGCTGGCGATGGGCAAGTTCAACCGCATCCTGGAGATCGATTTCGAAAATCGCTGCGTGGTGACCCAGCCCGGCGTCACCAATCTCGGCATCACCCGGGCGGTGGAACATGCCGGGTTCTACTATGCGCCGGATCCCTCGTCGCAGATTGCCTGCACCATCGGCGGGAATATCGGCGAGAATTCGGGCGGGGTGCACTGCCTCAAATACGGCCTGACGACGAACAATGTGCTGGGGCTGGAGATGGTGCTGCCCAATGGCGACATCATTCGCCTGGGCGGCAAGCATCTCGATTCGGAGGGATATGACCTCATGGGCCTGATGACAGGCTCCGAAGGTCTTCTCGGGGTGGTGACCGAGGTGACGGTGCGGATCCTGCACAAGCCGCAGACCCTGCGCGCCGTTCTCATGGGTTTCCCCAGTGTCGAGGCGGGGGGCGATTGCGTTGCGGCGATCATCGCCAGAGGGATCATTCCCGGCGGTCTGGAGATGATGGACCATCCGGCAATCAATGCAGCCGAAGACTTCTGCCATGTCGGCTATCCGCGCGATGCCCAGGCGTTGCTGATCTGCGAGCTGGATGGACCCCAGGCTGAAGTCGATCACCTGATCGGGACGGTCACCGCGATCGCAACGGATCTTGGTGCCACCTATCTCAAAGTGTCGCAGAGCGAGGAGGAGCGTCTCGGTTTCTGGGCGGGACGGAAGAACGCTTTCCCTGCGGTGGGAAGGATCTCGCCTGACTACATCTGCATGGACGGGACCATCCCGCGAAGCCAGCTTGCCCATGTGTTGCGGCGTATGCAGCAGATGGGCGCAAAGTACGGATTGCGGGTGGCCAATGTGTTTCATGCCGGTGACGGAAATCTCCACCCGTTGATACTCTTCGATGCAAACATACCCGGCGAGCTGGACAAGGCCGAGGCGTTCGGTGCCGACATTCTGAAGCTGTGTGTCGAAGTGGGAGGTGTGCTTACCGGAGAACATGGCGTTGGTGTGGAAAAGCGCGACCTGATGCCCGAAATGTTCACCGAGGACGATCTTGACCAGCAGGCGCGCGTGAAATGCGCTTTCGATCCGTCACAGATCCTCAACCCGGGAAAGATGTTTCCGCGGTTGCATCGCTGTGCCGAACTCGGCCGCATGCACGTCCACAAGGGCGAGATACCGTTTCCCGAGCTCGAACGGTTCTGA
- a CDS encoding glycerate kinase, protein MLMLPGSLLKAMLDAAIDAALPSKVVAANLPARPAGRVLVIGMGKASAAMARALEQAWDGPLEGLVITRYDHAVACDRIEIVEAAHPVPDEAGRAAAERMMRLVSDLGPDDLVIALISGGGSSLSALPAPGLTLADKQEVNRALLRSGANIGEMNCVRKHLSAIKGGKLAAAIAPARLVTLMISDVPGDDPAVIASGPTVPDPTTRHEALAILDRYGIAIAPHLRAHLENDDCETPKPGDEVFSLVDNRMIATPQASLEAAAAVAGANGYSTHILGDSIEGEARDVAKVMAGIVKQVRKRGQPFAAPCVLLSGGECTVTVRGTGRGGRNVEFLNALAIELDGVPGVHALAADTDGIDGAADVAGAVIGPDTLGRAEGLGINARTALANNDGHGFFEALGDQLVTGPTLTNVNDFRAILIEDTGDD, encoded by the coding sequence ATGCTGATGCTGCCCGGCTCCTTGCTCAAGGCCATGCTCGATGCCGCCATTGATGCGGCCCTGCCGTCGAAGGTGGTGGCGGCGAACCTGCCCGCTCGTCCCGCAGGAAGGGTTCTGGTGATTGGCATGGGAAAGGCGAGTGCGGCGATGGCGCGAGCCCTTGAACAGGCCTGGGACGGGCCGCTCGAAGGGCTGGTGATCACCCGCTACGATCATGCCGTGGCCTGTGACCGCATCGAGATCGTCGAGGCCGCCCATCCGGTTCCGGATGAAGCCGGCCGGGCTGCTGCCGAACGGATGATGCGGCTGGTGAGCGACCTCGGCCCGGACGATCTGGTGATTGCACTGATCTCCGGTGGAGGCTCGTCACTCTCGGCCCTTCCGGCACCGGGCCTCACCCTTGCCGACAAGCAGGAGGTGAACCGCGCATTGCTGCGCTCGGGGGCCAATATCGGCGAGATGAACTGCGTTCGCAAACACCTCTCGGCGATCAAGGGCGGGAAGCTCGCGGCGGCGATCGCACCGGCCCGGCTCGTGACCCTGATGATTTCCGACGTGCCGGGCGACGATCCGGCGGTGATCGCCTCGGGACCGACGGTTCCCGACCCGACCACCCGGCATGAGGCGCTGGCCATCCTCGACAGGTACGGCATTGCGATCGCACCGCATCTCCGGGCCCATCTTGAGAATGACGATTGCGAAACGCCGAAACCCGGTGACGAGGTATTTTCGCTTGTCGACAACAGGATGATTGCGACACCTCAGGCATCGCTGGAAGCCGCTGCGGCCGTTGCCGGGGCCAATGGCTACAGCACCCATATTCTGGGCGATTCCATCGAGGGCGAGGCGCGTGACGTGGCCAAGGTCATGGCAGGCATCGTCAAGCAGGTCCGAAAGCGCGGCCAGCCGTTTGCGGCACCCTGCGTGCTGCTGTCGGGCGGTGAATGTACGGTGACGGTGCGGGGAACGGGACGTGGCGGACGCAATGTCGAATTTCTCAATGCGTTGGCCATCGAGCTGGACGGGGTTCCCGGAGTCCATGCCCTTGCCGCCGATACCGATGGAATCGACGGTGCGGCCGATGTGGCCGGTGCCGTCATCGGCCCGGATACGCTGGGGCGGGCCGAAGGACTGGGGATCAATGCCAGGACGGCACTGGCGAACAATGATGGCCATGGCTTCTTCGAAGCGCTCGGCGATCAGCTTGTCACGGGCCCGACGCTCACCAACGTCAACGATTTCCGCGCGATCCTCATCGAGGATACCGGCGATGACTGA
- a CDS encoding OmpA family protein, protein MSELEHHLRQWESKNRKRTALVTLAPVAAALGLSWYAYNRVETVETGLDDALMTLQVPADATGDGSMRDKLGAFTQVSNELHQLRGSQASFDEARASFESQIADLARARDEALAQAQSAQEAASADADALRGEAERTRADLQGRIESLAAARDEAQAQLEGTAAARDEAAQALDRLRSDAEQRIAGLTEQVAAREQEKDAAVQLLGDALEKATARSDELERQVVAREEEKNAAVALLGNALDQANTRNGELEGEVRQTVSDQGEAQATIGKLTSALALAGSKQASADLELRELRETLQSARTEVEARTGELEQARSQLEELQRDYGLSQEEINKRTEASTAAVDDANATIQRLTSELAVAGSRVAAADARARELEQVQGDAEARIGEQVAAASEAQAALQDLTAQRDQLEEQVTALKAGMEAEGSEAQNRIANLISQLSVAGSRVAALEQELARAHESAAVVEAGAGDELTAARADVERLTDDLALSVTKVAKLEGQLAKASEVSAADRTEARGIVEKLTNALALAGSKVAALEGRMQGAEQEAGEAAATVDGLKQQLVEAEQANVRLREDVQAAGNSLAQQSSQTDEFREQVDVLNGKLEEARSKLADDDQLRGRVDELTAQLATRAEELAQSQAVADELRAQGEEAAASVADLKKQIAGLEAEQQDKTAALQAELEQAQGRVSELEKAVDEAGSKAAAAAEAARQSAESELAEARLALADARANDEQASQRVSELEGAAQKVADLEERLSQAQSVIAQQALARDEATAEVSRLQGELANSMSAAEATRGQLDEANASLEEARAQIATLEDQEATVERIQSQLAQSQAPVEGAEASADAAVARDGAVLTEILGNISGSDDVNLAAGGKLALDSSVLFASGQADLSDAGRAELNRIAPELKKIADQLPQDLPWAIRVDGHTDNQPLSGRGRYRSNWELSAARAASVVRYLIDWGIPADRIIAAGFADTQPIAAGNSAEARAKNRRIEIRLTAR, encoded by the coding sequence GTGAGCGAACTGGAACATCATCTGCGGCAATGGGAATCCAAGAACCGCAAGCGTACGGCGCTTGTGACGCTGGCTCCGGTTGCCGCGGCACTGGGGCTTTCCTGGTATGCCTACAATCGGGTGGAAACCGTCGAGACCGGTCTGGACGATGCGCTGATGACCTTGCAGGTGCCGGCAGATGCGACCGGCGATGGCTCCATGCGGGACAAGCTCGGCGCGTTCACCCAGGTCAGCAACGAACTCCACCAGTTGCGTGGATCGCAGGCGTCGTTCGACGAGGCCCGCGCCAGTTTCGAAAGTCAGATCGCCGATCTGGCCCGGGCTCGCGATGAAGCGCTGGCACAGGCGCAATCGGCGCAGGAGGCGGCCAGCGCCGATGCCGATGCGCTTCGCGGCGAAGCCGAAAGGACACGTGCCGATCTTCAGGGCAGGATCGAAAGTCTGGCGGCGGCGCGGGATGAAGCGCAGGCCCAGCTGGAAGGGACCGCCGCGGCGCGCGACGAGGCTGCGCAGGCGCTCGATCGCCTGCGCAGCGATGCCGAACAGCGCATTGCCGGGTTGACGGAGCAGGTTGCTGCCCGCGAACAGGAGAAGGATGCCGCGGTCCAGCTTCTCGGTGACGCGCTCGAAAAGGCGACGGCGCGTTCCGATGAGCTGGAAAGGCAGGTGGTTGCGCGCGAAGAGGAGAAAAATGCAGCGGTGGCGCTGCTCGGCAATGCGCTTGACCAGGCCAATACCCGCAACGGTGAGCTCGAAGGCGAAGTCCGGCAGACGGTTTCGGATCAAGGTGAAGCCCAGGCGACCATCGGGAAGCTGACCTCGGCGCTGGCACTTGCCGGATCGAAGCAGGCATCCGCCGATCTTGAGCTGCGGGAGCTCCGGGAGACGCTCCAGAGTGCCCGGACCGAAGTCGAAGCGCGCACGGGCGAACTCGAACAGGCCAGGTCACAGCTTGAGGAACTTCAGCGTGACTACGGTTTGAGCCAGGAAGAGATCAACAAGCGTACGGAAGCCAGCACTGCTGCCGTAGATGACGCGAATGCAACCATCCAGCGTTTGACCTCCGAACTGGCCGTGGCCGGTTCCCGCGTCGCGGCGGCCGACGCCCGCGCAAGGGAGCTCGAACAGGTCCAGGGTGATGCTGAAGCCCGGATCGGCGAACAGGTCGCCGCCGCGTCCGAGGCTCAGGCCGCTCTTCAGGATCTGACCGCGCAGCGCGATCAGCTGGAGGAGCAGGTGACAGCGTTGAAGGCCGGCATGGAGGCCGAAGGCAGCGAGGCGCAGAACCGGATCGCGAACCTGATCTCGCAGCTTTCCGTGGCCGGTTCCAGGGTGGCCGCGCTGGAGCAGGAACTGGCCAGGGCCCATGAGTCCGCAGCGGTGGTGGAAGCTGGTGCCGGTGACGAGCTGACCGCGGCACGCGCCGACGTGGAAAGGCTCACCGATGACCTGGCTCTTTCGGTGACAAAGGTCGCGAAGCTGGAAGGGCAACTGGCCAAGGCGAGCGAGGTGAGTGCAGCCGACAGGACCGAGGCCAGGGGGATTGTCGAGAAGCTTACGAATGCGCTGGCGCTGGCCGGCTCCAAGGTGGCCGCGCTGGAAGGACGCATGCAGGGCGCGGAGCAGGAGGCGGGCGAGGCGGCGGCCACTGTCGATGGCCTGAAACAGCAGCTCGTCGAGGCGGAACAGGCCAATGTCCGGTTGCGCGAGGATGTTCAGGCTGCCGGGAACAGTCTCGCGCAGCAAAGTTCCCAGACTGACGAATTCCGGGAGCAGGTAGACGTCCTCAATGGCAAGCTGGAGGAAGCCCGGAGCAAGCTTGCCGATGACGATCAACTGCGCGGCAGGGTCGATGAACTGACTGCGCAACTCGCCACCAGAGCGGAAGAGCTTGCGCAAAGCCAAGCGGTCGCGGACGAATTGCGCGCGCAGGGGGAGGAAGCGGCCGCTTCCGTTGCCGATTTGAAGAAGCAGATCGCCGGCCTCGAAGCGGAGCAGCAGGACAAGACCGCTGCGTTGCAGGCTGAGCTCGAGCAGGCGCAGGGACGTGTCAGCGAGCTTGAAAAGGCTGTGGACGAGGCGGGGAGCAAAGCTGCCGCAGCTGCGGAAGCCGCAAGGCAGTCGGCCGAAAGCGAGCTCGCCGAGGCCCGCTTGGCGTTGGCCGATGCCAGGGCGAATGACGAGCAGGCAAGCCAGCGCGTCAGTGAATTGGAAGGCGCTGCACAGAAGGTGGCCGATCTGGAGGAACGCCTGTCGCAGGCCCAGTCCGTAATCGCCCAACAGGCCCTGGCCAGGGATGAGGCGACGGCCGAAGTCAGCCGCCTGCAGGGTGAACTTGCCAATTCCATGTCGGCAGCCGAAGCGACCCGGGGTCAACTCGATGAGGCGAACGCTTCACTTGAGGAAGCTCGTGCCCAGATTGCGACCCTTGAGGATCAGGAAGCTACCGTTGAACGCATCCAGTCGCAACTGGCGCAAAGCCAGGCTCCGGTCGAGGGTGCCGAGGCTTCTGCCGATGCGGCGGTAGCCCGTGACGGGGCCGTGCTCACGGAGATACTCGGGAACATTTCCGGTTCGGATGATGTCAATCTTGCGGCGGGCGGCAAGCTCGCGCTGGATTCGAGCGTTCTTTTCGCGTCCGGGCAGGCTGATCTGAGCGACGCGGGACGTGCCGAACTCAACAGGATAGCGCCTGAACTCAAGAAGATCGCCGACCAACTGCCCCAGGATCTTCCATGGGCGATCCGTGTCGATGGCCATACCGACAACCAGCCGCTGAGTGGTCGTGGCCGTTATCGCTCGAACTGGGAGTTGTCGGCTGCCAGGGCGGCATCGGTGGTGCGCTATCTCATCGACTGGGGAATTCCGGCTGATCGCATTATTGCCGCCGGCTTCGCGGATACCCAGCCGATTGCTGCCGGAAACAGCGCGGAAGCCCGTGCGAAGAACAGGCGTATCGAGATCAGGCTTACCGCGCGCTGA
- the rpmE gene encoding 50S ribosomal protein L31 → MKKDIHPDYHEINVVMTDGTTFKTRSTMGSEGDTLTLDVDPKSHPAWTGGAMQIRERGQVEKFNRRFQSFRRKK, encoded by the coding sequence GTGAAAAAGGACATCCACCCGGATTACCACGAGATCAATGTGGTGATGACCGACGGTACGACATTCAAGACCCGTTCCACGATGGGCAGCGAGGGAGACACCCTCACGCTCGACGTCGATCCGAAGTCGCATCCCGCCTGGACAGGTGGTGCGATGCAGATTCGCGAGCGTGGGCAGGTCGAAAAGTTCAATCGTCGTTTCCAGAGCTTCCGTCGCAAGAAATAG
- a CDS encoding ATP-binding cassette domain-containing protein yields the protein MEGAGRQLGRNGDDRGGSRNIRQLRELARYLRPYSGRVVLTLVALVFAAGAVLSLGIGLRYLVDGGIAAGHSEALAHALEAVLIVIAVLAVATFTRSYLVSWLGERVVADMRRDVYRHIIRMPPGFFEVTRTGEVLSRITTDTTVIQTVIGASVTQALRNVLLVVGGVTLLVWSNPKLSGIVLLAVPLVVVPIVLFGRQVRALSRVSQDKIAEVSSQAEETINAVRTVQAFAQEERETTTFERSSEDAFRAAAARAWARAMMAAIVITLVFGAVVGVLWIGGLDVLAGRISAGQLSSFVFYATIVASAFGGLSDIFGDLQRAAGATERLFELLQAQSAIRAPADPVRVPDRPKGTVRIENVDFAYPSHPDRAILENIDLAIEPGETVALVGPSGAGKTSIFQLLMRFYDPQRGRILFDGIPVEHFDPSAYRSRIGLVPQEPVIFSANALDNIRYGRPQASDAEVRDAARAAAALDFLEALPDGLDSFLGEKGVRLSGGQRQRIAIARALLRDPALLLLDEATSALDAENERQVQDALERLMAGRTSIIIAHRLATVQRADRIIVMDQGRIVETGRHSELEARGGLYARLARLQFRDIRAA from the coding sequence ATGGAAGGAGCGGGGCGACAGCTGGGCCGGAACGGCGATGATCGCGGCGGCAGCAGGAACATCCGCCAGCTCCGGGAGCTGGCGCGTTACCTGCGACCCTATTCCGGTCGCGTCGTGCTGACATTGGTGGCGCTGGTGTTCGCCGCAGGGGCAGTGCTGTCGCTGGGCATCGGCCTGCGCTACCTGGTGGATGGCGGCATCGCCGCAGGCCACAGCGAGGCGCTGGCCCATGCTCTCGAAGCCGTCCTCATCGTCATTGCGGTTCTGGCAGTCGCCACCTTTACCCGCTCCTATCTGGTGAGCTGGCTCGGCGAACGGGTTGTCGCCGACATGCGCCGTGACGTCTATCGCCACATCATCCGGATGCCGCCGGGCTTTTTCGAGGTGACCCGGACGGGCGAGGTCCTCTCCCGGATCACCACCGACACCACGGTCATCCAGACCGTCATCGGCGCCAGCGTCACGCAGGCGCTGCGCAACGTCCTGCTGGTCGTCGGCGGCGTGACCCTGCTCGTCTGGTCCAACCCCAAGCTCTCCGGCATCGTGTTGCTGGCGGTGCCACTCGTCGTGGTGCCGATCGTCCTGTTCGGCCGGCAGGTCAGGGCCTTGTCGCGTGTTTCACAGGACAAGATCGCCGAAGTCAGCAGCCAGGCCGAGGAAACGATCAACGCCGTGCGTACGGTGCAGGCCTTCGCGCAGGAAGAGCGGGAGACCACCACCTTCGAACGCTCCAGCGAGGACGCGTTCCGGGCAGCGGCGGCCCGTGCATGGGCCCGGGCCATGATGGCTGCCATCGTCATCACCCTTGTCTTCGGTGCCGTCGTCGGTGTCTTGTGGATCGGCGGACTCGATGTCCTTGCCGGGCGCATTTCGGCCGGACAGCTGTCATCCTTCGTTTTCTATGCAACCATCGTGGCCAGCGCCTTCGGCGGGTTGAGCGACATCTTCGGCGATCTTCAGCGTGCGGCCGGTGCCACCGAGCGCCTGTTCGAGCTGCTTCAGGCGCAGTCCGCAATCAGGGCTCCGGCCGACCCCGTGCGGGTACCGGACCGGCCCAAGGGCACCGTGCGCATCGAGAATGTCGACTTCGCCTATCCTTCCCATCCCGATCGCGCCATTCTCGAAAACATCGATCTGGCCATCGAGCCGGGAGAGACAGTGGCACTGGTGGGCCCGTCCGGTGCGGGCAAGACCAGCATCTTCCAGCTTCTGATGCGTTTCTACGATCCGCAAAGGGGACGCATCCTGTTCGACGGAATTCCCGTCGAACACTTCGACCCGAGCGCCTATCGAAGCCGCATAGGGCTCGTACCACAGGAACCCGTCATATTTTCCGCCAACGCCCTGGACAATATTCGCTACGGACGCCCGCAGGCCAGCGATGCCGAAGTCAGGGATGCGGCGCGAGCTGCGGCGGCCCTCGATTTCCTCGAAGCGCTTCCCGACGGCCTGGACAGCTTCCTCGGCGAGAAGGGCGTGCGCCTTTCCGGCGGGCAGCGTCAGCGTATTGCCATCGCCCGGGCCCTCCTGCGCGATCCCGCCCTCTTGCTGCTCGACGAGGCGACCAGCGCTCTCGATGCCGAGAACGAGCGCCAGGTGCAGGATGCCCTCGAAAGGCTCATGGCCGGCCGCACCAGCATCATCATCGCGCATCGGCTGGCGACAGTACAACGGGCGGACCGGATCATCGTCATGGACCAAGGGCGCATCGTCGAGACCGGCCGGCACAGCGAGCTCGAAGCCCGTGGCGGTCTCTACGCCCGGCTGGCACGCCTCCAGTTCCGCGACATCCGGGCTGCCTGA
- a CDS encoding TetR/AcrR family transcriptional regulator, whose translation MMSTAYASHATLGPINAVTVHQRLLEALNSVLLRACLTDVGIEDVCNEAGIDPDTILPRFSAPEDFYIWILREEDTAFRRAMRAQVDETPCPNEEKLLATFDHLIEWFDDLHFFGCPFINIMGNIRDRDNPIYLEAVRHKSQMVAYFEDLARFGRYARPSVIAEEINLLHEGAIAVAQLTGSNHAALRGKKMAARLLANSEMAVERRQAKIARKK comes from the coding sequence GTGATGAGTACCGCATACGCTTCGCACGCAACTCTGGGTCCGATCAACGCGGTCACAGTTCACCAGCGGCTGCTGGAGGCCCTCAACAGTGTCCTGCTGCGCGCTTGCCTGACCGACGTCGGAATCGAAGATGTCTGCAATGAGGCCGGCATCGACCCGGATACGATCCTGCCCCGGTTTTCAGCGCCCGAAGACTTCTACATCTGGATCCTGCGCGAAGAGGACACCGCCTTTCGCCGTGCGATGCGGGCCCAGGTCGATGAAACCCCATGTCCCAATGAAGAGAAGCTTCTGGCAACTTTCGATCATCTGATTGAATGGTTTGATGACCTGCATTTCTTCGGATGCCCGTTCATCAATATCATGGGAAATATCCGCGACCGGGACAATCCCATCTACCTTGAGGCCGTGCGGCACAAGAGCCAGATGGTGGCGTATTTCGAGGACCTCGCCCGTTTCGGACGCTATGCCCGGCCCAGCGTGATTGCGGAGGAGATCAACCTTCTGCATGAGGGGGCCATTGCCGTCGCCCAGCTTACGGGCAGCAACCATGCAGCACTTCGCGGCAAAAAGATGGCTGCCCGCTTGCTGGCCAACTCGGAAATGGCCGTGGAGCGTCGGCAAGCGAAAATCGCCAGGAAGAAGTGA
- the rpmJ gene encoding 50S ribosomal protein L36 encodes MKVRNSLKTAKLRHKDCRMVRRKGRVYIINKKDPRFKARQG; translated from the coding sequence ATGAAGGTCCGCAACTCGCTCAAGACCGCCAAGCTGCGCCACAAGGATTGCCGGATGGTGCGTCGCAAGGGGCGTGTCTACATCATCAACAAGAAGGATCCGCGTTTCAAGGCTCGTCAGGGCTGA
- a CDS encoding GNAT family N-acetyltransferase — protein MTDAPAIRTASTADLAAVRDLLLRTWRMTYIPRHGARKVEAIIRRWHNDERLLADIGDESAVFLLAEIDGRVVGHAFAQTAGATGVRLQRLYVDPDRHRQGIGTTLLEEIIDRLDHSVLRLSLEVDIQGSSAIAFYQRHGFVEAGRTTCSGPEDDSDIPAVLMVRDLGRHGNAGRGEAG, from the coding sequence ATGACTGATGCGCCGGCGATCCGCACGGCTTCCACGGCGGATCTGGCGGCTGTCCGGGACCTGCTGCTGCGGACATGGAGAATGACCTACATACCCCGGCACGGTGCGCGGAAGGTCGAGGCCATCATCCGGCGCTGGCACAATGATGAAAGGTTGCTGGCCGATATCGGCGATGAGAGTGCGGTCTTCCTTCTGGCGGAAATCGATGGACGGGTGGTCGGACATGCCTTTGCACAGACGGCCGGAGCGACGGGAGTCCGGTTGCAGCGGCTCTATGTCGACCCCGACAGGCATCGGCAGGGTATCGGAACGACGTTGCTGGAGGAAATCATCGACCGGCTCGATCATTCGGTTCTCCGGCTTTCCCTGGAAGTCGACATTCAGGGATCGTCCGCTATTGCATTCTATCAACGGCATGGTTTTGTCGAGGCCGGGCGGACGACATGTAGCGGACCCGAAGACGACAGCGACATCCCGGCCGTGCTCATGGTGCGGGATCTGGGCCGGCACGGTAACGCGGGAAGGGGAGAAGCAGGATGA
- a CDS encoding DMT family transporter, whose product MNDRSKGLLYGFAGVAIYSLSLPGTRLAVIDLPPVFVTGVRLAGSGLISLAYLAAVRASLPRRAEFTRLMIVVLGVVFGFPLFSAFAMLTVDSSHGGVVLALMPFMTAIAAIPLGGERPGWPFFLFAALGTATVFAYVLEHSSGTVTVGDFYLVIAAACAGIGHAAGGALARRRAGLEVIAWALVLALPITLPLVVFGAPGNFAFVRAPSWAGLLYITIFAQFVGFFFFYRGMALGGIAEVGQVQLLQVYMTIAAGAVFLHEPLDAGLLTAAALTILFVWLGRRSQRR is encoded by the coding sequence ATGAATGACCGGTCGAAGGGGCTGCTCTACGGATTTGCCGGTGTCGCGATCTACAGCCTGTCTCTGCCAGGCACCCGCCTGGCGGTGATCGACCTGCCGCCGGTCTTCGTTACCGGCGTGCGGCTGGCGGGATCCGGGCTGATATCGCTCGCCTATCTGGCCGCCGTCCGCGCATCCCTCCCGCGACGTGCCGAGTTCACGCGGCTGATGATCGTCGTCCTCGGCGTGGTCTTCGGCTTCCCCTTGTTCTCGGCGTTCGCCATGCTCACCGTCGACTCCTCGCATGGTGGCGTGGTGCTCGCGCTGATGCCGTTCATGACCGCGATCGCCGCCATCCCGCTGGGAGGGGAACGACCGGGCTGGCCCTTCTTCCTCTTCGCCGCACTGGGGACCGCAACGGTGTTCGCCTATGTTCTCGAACACAGTTCGGGAACAGTGACAGTCGGAGATTTCTACCTGGTCATTGCGGCCGCCTGCGCCGGAATCGGTCACGCTGCCGGCGGAGCGCTCGCCCGCAGGCGGGCGGGGCTGGAGGTGATCGCCTGGGCGCTGGTCCTCGCCCTGCCGATAACATTGCCACTGGTCGTTTTCGGCGCACCCGGGAACTTCGCCTTCGTGCGAGCTCCCTCCTGGGCCGGCCTCCTGTACATCACCATCTTTGCTCAATTCGTCGGCTTTTTCTTCTTCTACAGAGGTATGGCACTGGGCGGCATTGCCGAGGTCGGGCAAGTCCAGCTGTTGCAGGTCTACATGACGATCGCCGCAGGAGCGGTTTTCCTGCATGAGCCACTCGATGCCGGATTGCTGACAGCCGCAGCGCTCACCATCCTCTTCGTCTGGCTCGGACGGCGGTCGCAGCGCCGCTGA